Within Ictalurus furcatus strain D&B unplaced genomic scaffold, Billie_1.0 scf5, whole genome shotgun sequence, the genomic segment ATTGATAAAGTctaatcaatatgtgtaactaacatttagaattagaatacttagaagcataatctaataatcaatattagttaACAAATATAATCTATGTGTATAATCAATATtaagaagcataatctaaaagcACAGAAGAGTTTTTAATCAAGTTCTATTGTAAGTGTGTAGTGAGCTAGAAGACTTCTATGTGTTACTGAACATCAGgtgtttttctgcatctctgTATGTCCTGTGTAAACTGAGTTAGAAGAaccgtgtgttttgtctaaagcagctttactctgGCAATAAATGAGCGATTAGACATTCACCAGAACTGTGTTTCCAATCAAAGCCCTTTAAGCTTCAATACCAGTGTCACAATAACAGATCAGACTTCCAGGATGAAGTGTACCAGGCTGGGACTAAAGCCAGAAGGTCATTAGGGTATAAGGGTGAATTTTTGGACAGGATAAAAATCCTGTCCTGATGAAacctttcagaaaattcaatGCAAGGCGCATGCGCTGCAAAAAATGACCTTGTCCCAATAAAACCTTTCAGAAAATCCAACTGACAACGCATGCACCACAAATGAAAGGTATCatatagatatgaataattcattaagGCGATGGAGagtggtttgtttttagaaagaagAGGTTAATGCCCCACCTAGGGATAATTTGACTgcttcagaaaagtatataaagacatgtttgtgtgtgtataattcagactttctgcagactgtctcactttgttgcttcaataaagtttgattacctttggcatctacaaaccctctgtctttGAAGTTTTTAACTTAGGatggaaagattgttttccacgACACTCTCACGTGTGTTCCTAAGTGCAGATTGGGCGGTGTGATACGCTGATACATATCATAGGACCAGAAAATTGAATAATCAATCATgtctattgatagatattttcctatatccTCTATATCGCCAATGTCACATGTTGTATTCATATTGTTCCCATTGTGACAGtgttatgtttttcttcttctctgttgtGAAGTTCTGTTCAATGTCACTTTCAaatgaaaggagaaaagaaaaagtgcctttcactggtgtttaattcacaaaatgatcaaaaagcaGTGATGAATACATGCAGTTATTCTGTAGAGATCATTTCttcatcagttttagagaaaaggtaataaatggtGATATAAGGTTTGGTCCATATGGCCCCGCCCTCAGTGCACACGTAACGTgttggtgtaaaaagtgaaactcttctgtaacagtaccagaggtttgtttaaagatgattaaggtaattattaacaaacattaatccaaacagtgcagttcagtgttacattaaaataataaaccatgcagtaatacatttataaataaaaatactcacacagcttttctggaggctttgaccactggcagcagctTCAGAAGACATTCCTCTGATCGGTCATATTTCCTCAAATCAAACTCATCCAGCTCCTGTtctgagttcagtaacacaaacaccagagctgaccactgagcaggagagagtctggTTCCACTGAGACACCTGTATCCTTCTCTGTTCAGGTAAGtttgtacttcctgcactagagaatgatcatccagttcattcagacagtggaacagattgatggagttctctggagatggattctccctgatcttctccttgatgtactcgactgtttcctgtttgctgtgagagctgcttcctgtctgtggTATTAAGCCTTGTAAGAGtgtctgattggactccagtgagagacccagaaggaagcggaggaacaggtccaggtgtccgttctcactctgtaaggcctGGTTCACTGCACTCCTGTGGAGATCAGACATGTCTGACTTGGTGAAAAGATCAGACAGATCAGTGGATTGTTGTTctgttacatttctgctgatgaaggagagaaatgtgtataaagcagccagaaactcctgaacacttaaatgtacaaagctgaacaccttacccaggtgaagcccaaactcctctctgaagatttgggtacacactcctgagtacactgacACTTCTCcgacatcaatgccacactctctcaggtcttcctcatagaagatcaggtttcctttctccagctgttggaaagccagttttcccagtgccaggatactctctctggtctgctgaggatcaaggtcacatttctgatggtacttttggtccttgtgtttgatctgaaagatcaggaagtgtgtgaacatttgagtcatagacttggggatctctccactctctgcttcacacaacattctctctagaacagtggctgagatccagcagaagactgggatgtggcacatgatgtagaggcttcttgaagacttcatgtgtgAGATGATTTCATcggccaggctctgatcactgatcctcttcctgaaatactcctctttctgaggatcactgaaccctcgtacctctgttacctggtctacacagtcaggagggatctgattggctgctcctggtcgagaggttatccaaaggagagcagagggaaacagattccccttgatgaggttcGTCAGCAGCACGtccactgaggctgactctgtcacatcacacagtctctcattcttctggaaatttagaggaagtcgacactcatccagaccatcaaagatcaacacCACTTTGTAGGAGTCTATTAATTGTAGTTTTCTCATTTcagggaaaaagtgatgaagaagatccatcagactgagatgtttctgcttcatcagattcagctctctaaagggaagtggaaacatgaaggtgacgtcctgatttgcttttccttcagcccagtccagaatgaacttctgcacagagactgtttttccaattccagcaactcctttagtcagcactcttctgatggacttgtctttaaagagatcattacatttgatgggtgtctcctcttctgctggtctcctggaagctgtctcaatctgtctcacctcatgttcattattgacatctccactccaaccctctgtgatgtagagctctgtgtagatctcattcagaagtgctgagcttccatgctgtgagattccttcattaattcttttaaacttctctctcaggctggatttcagctttgtctgatacacagaggcgagttctaataaacaaagtaataacatgttttaatgtaaaatcactgaacacaggattaaatgtcaaattcaaatgctgctgttcattCCTGATTCATGTAGTAAATATTCCTGAAGGAACAGGACCATTGTACAGAGTCACCACAAGCTGGAccacgaacagaacagaaaagcagcagatgtacatgatactaaactcaaaattcaaactaaaagtgttcctatctaaaactatttcctctctctaaagtgaacctgatggaataaagccatgactcagagctcttactgttgtgcagtgtgttagcgagatctgtgtggttcatgttcttcaggacgtgcagtgtgatcttcagcgctccctctctgacactgtgcagatcctcctcatcctccacccccctctcagtgcatgctgggtaatctggactcaggagcttcctaaacctcttcagttcattctttatcagagtgatgactttgtgttccagctcctggttagaaacacacaggaacatatctaaatattataatgttacacatTGAGAGATGCTTTTAAtttatgaaaagaagaaaagtctcTTTCTATTACCACAgttacagctgaaattctgcctgattacccataatgctgctgcacatcaataaatctgtaaattgtcatgatcttaaataaaaataaccctgcaacctactcacacacaagttacacacactgaaaagacacacaccttgaatatggaTTCCAGCTGAATTCTGCTgatgtttgatttcttctgttgtggtctgtgaagaaataaaacacatgatgtaatatagactatatgtattcatagctgcaaaacacacactaatacatacagagacagatatttaacattatcctcttaacacaatacactgatttcaggatttctcactgacactaacatgtttatgaataaaatagtgatctagtcattaatgtcccaggtgtaaatgttgttgtgtagcaccacagaccctccagctcagggactgcagactgaactgaactcttaaagcagttttcctcactgccagtccgagagctgcagcactgcacagtttagtgttttactgcttcaacacctgataaagatcatgaagggcttcagaacgagaccagtgagtttgatcaggtggaacactgctgtaaaacacctcactgtactgacctcaCATCAGGAGAACTGGCTCCGTCTCTGAAGGTAATTGGATGTCCCATCGACTggtcactcttcatggacacacagctgggttctggtgagtctgatctcttttcCTCCATCATTCtagaattaaacagaaatatcagcaataattaatactctgctgtctcagcactgttacacaatgtgttcatcattaaacaccaataataccttctttttaattcagctccagtctgcacacttattcaaacaggagacacgccccatacctcaggaattacactgatgtcaggagtcccaatcacagataagactcagctgggtcttaaagcctgtagtgttcactgactcaaagctaCGCTGCTCTTATCCTCCACATTACACAGtcctttttactcttctctcagtgaatgatttctctaaactgttcttagatcagatcagtgatatattcactgctattaaacactttaaaccAAAGTCTAGTTCCTCTGTTAACTAGTGAGTGTTTAGAGATACAGATCTGTTCCATGAGacggtgtgtatttattgctggtGAATGGAAAAGTAACTCACCTCTCGTCTCTCTTTAAGTCCTGTTCtccagacacactcatgttggaggtcatgtctccttctccagattacagcaggacacacgtttacttcactccaacatcggtgtgttaaatcaaaccctgtATCAGCGCAGAGTTCACTTACAGGAAATAGTCACGGTATCAAGTCATAAAACAACCTGTGTACATTCAAACTTCAGTACAAACCCACAAAACTCTTCTGCTTCTAGTgtacattcagtgtgtttatatattatagctttGGATGTAgatactcactgtgtttttactcctgAAATTGTGTATTTTCCCCTCCACACAAAATGGAGACGCtgactttcactttcactgtCTACCTGTTTATTCTGCAGAGGGGGAGGGGCAGTGAGGtagaataataaacacacacacacacacacacacacacacacagacagatatggTTTGTTATCAGACAGCTTTCTGATCCATCGAGCAAAGGCCTGTAAATACTGAAAGTATAAGCCTGAAAACGCTGCAAATACAGAGAACAGAATTAAAAGTCTGGTAAAATCTACATAAcacacattatcatttcattacctTCATTTATTATCTCGTGACTTCATTCAGCTGTGCACGAACAACTGTCAgagctctatacaaatatataaactaaaataaaataacaggaactagAAATACTCAGCAGATCATTAGATAAAGAAGCAGAACTCATACGCTGAGTAAGTTTACTTAAATATTTTTCTGGTTTTCCCTTAATGAGAGCGAGTATCCTGATATTAGTGAGGATTGTCGTGTAAGTAGT encodes:
- the LOC128604894 gene encoding NLR family CARD domain-containing protein 3-like — encoded protein: MTSNMSVSGEQDLKRDERMMEEKRSDSPEPSCVSMKSDQSMGHPITFRDGASSPDVRPQQKKSNISRIQLESIFKELEHKVITLIKNELKRFRKLLSPDYPACTERGVEDEEDLHSVREGALKITLHVLKNMNHTDLANTLHNKLASVYQTKLKSSLREKFKRINEGISQHGSSALLNEIYTELYITEGWSGDVNNEHEVRQIETASRRPAEEETPIKCNDLFKDKSIRRVLTKGVAGIGKTVSVQKFILDWAEGKANQDVTFMFPLPFRELNLMKQKHLSLMDLLHHFFPEMRKLQLIDSYKVVLIFDGLDECRLPLNFQKNERLCDVTESASVDVLLTNLIKGNLFPSALLWITSRPGAANQIPPDCVDQVTEVRGFSDPQKEEYFRKRISDQSLADEIISHMKSSRSLYIMCHIPVFCWISATVLERMLCEAESGEIPKSMTQMFTHFLIFQIKHKDQKYHQKCDLDPQQTRESILALGKLAFQQLEKGNLIFYEEDLRECGIDVGEVSVYSGVCTQIFREEFGLHLGKVFSFVHLSVQEFLAALYTFLSFISRNVTEQQSTDLSDLFTKSDMSDLHRSAVNQALQSENGHLDLFLRFLLGLSLESNQTLLQGLIPQTGSSSHSKQETVEYIKEKIRENPSPENSINLFHCLNELDDHSLVQEVQTYLNREGYRCLSGTRLSPAQWSALVFVLLNSEQELDEFDLRKYDRSEECLLKLLPVVKASRKAVLCECNLTEESCRVLSSVLSSNSARLKELDLSDNNLHDSGVKLLSAGLENPYCTLEILRLCVCKLTEESCRVLTLVLSSNSSRLRELNLSNNNLQDSGVKLLSAGLENPHCTLEKLKMRYCSITDEGCAALASALRSNSSSHLRELYLEWNNPGESGVKLLSDLLKDPYCKLETLHIKGNKLTRTGV